A genomic region of Runella rosea contains the following coding sequences:
- the xylA gene encoding xylose isomerase: MSLTLGNTEYFKGISKIQFEGRESDNPLAFKWYDENRLVGGKTMKEHLRFAVAYWHTFCGTGADPFGPGTKDFAWDANNDAVQRAKDKMDAAFEFITKLGVPYYCFHDVDLVDEGPSITEYERRMQAIVDYAKAKQAESGVKLLWGTANVFSNPRYMNGASTNPDFNVVAHAGVQVKNALDATIALNGENYVFWGGREGYMTLLNTNMKRELDHLGQFLTIARDYARKNGFKGTFFIEPKPCEPTKHQYDYDSATVIGFLRQYGLDKDFQLNIEVNHATLAGHTFQHELQVAADAGMLGSIDANRGDYQNGWDTDQFPINLSELTEAMLVILEAGGITAGGINFDAKTRRNSTDLDDIFIAHIGGMDAFARALVISNDILEKSAYKKLRTERYASFDSGAGKDFENGKLTLEDLHSFAVAAGAPKQISGKQELFENILNQYI; this comes from the coding sequence ATGTCCCTAACACTCGGAAATACCGAATATTTCAAAGGCATCTCCAAAATTCAGTTTGAAGGCCGTGAATCCGACAACCCGCTGGCATTCAAGTGGTACGACGAAAATCGTCTGGTGGGTGGAAAAACAATGAAAGAGCATTTGCGTTTTGCCGTTGCCTACTGGCATACATTCTGCGGCACTGGTGCCGATCCATTCGGGCCTGGAACGAAGGATTTTGCGTGGGATGCAAACAATGACGCGGTTCAACGCGCCAAAGATAAGATGGATGCTGCTTTTGAATTTATTACTAAACTGGGCGTACCTTACTATTGCTTTCACGATGTAGATTTGGTCGATGAAGGCCCCAGCATCACCGAATACGAGCGTCGTATGCAGGCCATTGTTGATTATGCAAAAGCCAAACAGGCCGAAAGCGGCGTAAAATTATTGTGGGGTACGGCCAATGTATTCTCCAATCCGCGCTACATGAACGGTGCTTCGACCAATCCTGATTTCAACGTAGTAGCTCACGCTGGGGTGCAGGTTAAAAACGCTTTGGATGCCACAATTGCCCTCAATGGCGAAAATTACGTATTCTGGGGTGGCCGCGAAGGCTACATGACTTTGTTGAATACCAACATGAAGCGCGAGCTAGATCACCTTGGTCAATTCTTGACCATAGCGCGTGATTATGCCCGCAAAAACGGCTTCAAAGGTACATTCTTTATTGAACCTAAGCCCTGCGAGCCTACCAAGCATCAATATGATTACGATTCAGCAACCGTAATCGGGTTTCTGCGCCAGTATGGTTTGGATAAGGATTTTCAATTAAATATTGAAGTAAACCACGCCACCTTGGCGGGGCATACCTTCCAGCACGAATTGCAAGTAGCGGCCGATGCAGGTATGTTGGGCAGTATCGACGCCAACCGTGGCGACTACCAAAACGGCTGGGATACCGACCAATTTCCGATTAATTTGAGTGAGTTGACCGAGGCTATGTTGGTAATTCTCGAAGCAGGCGGCATCACCGCTGGTGGTATCAACTTTGACGCAAAAACCCGTCGCAACTCAACTGACCTCGACGATATTTTCATTGCGCACATTGGCGGGATGGATGCTTTTGCGCGTGCACTCGTGATTTCAAATGATATTCTGGAGAAATCCGCTTACAAAAAACTGCGTACCGAGCGTTACGCTTCATTTGACAGCGGTGCGGGCAAGGACTTTGAAAATGGTAAATTGACATTGGAAGACTTACATAGCTTTGCGGTGGCGGCTGGTGCGCCAAAACAAATCAGCGGCAAACAAGAGCTATTTGAGAATATTCTGAATCAGTATATTTAA
- a CDS encoding NCS2 family permease, with translation MLQRYFSLVQNGTTVRTEVIAGLSSFLATMYIIVVNPTILSQSGMPFGGVLTATVLLSFFCSLMMGLYARNPLLVAPGMGLNAFFTFAVVKGMGVAWQTALGAVFWAGIIFFILSIFNVRTYIVQAIPKPLRYAISSGIGLFITLIGLTNAKFIVNNPATLVGIGNLKDPILLTFLLGLVITAILVVKKVQGGIVIGIVLTTLSAIPVGRWWGDASAVNFGQATLVNWSGLWAAPDFSLLFQLDLTGSLTLALWPVIFAFAFTDLFDSLSTFVGVAEAANLYDENGDPRNIRQSLLTDAVATTMAGLLGTSPGTAYIESAVGIEQGGRTGLTAVVAAFLFLPFMFLSPLLSVIPSIATAPALILVGAFMMKPITKIDWTRMDEAIPCLLALVLIPFSYSITQGIIFGFLSWTILKTAAGKAKEISFTLWMIDIFAVMSLVWGH, from the coding sequence ATGCTCCAACGCTACTTTTCCCTTGTTCAAAATGGCACTACGGTGCGTACCGAAGTCATCGCGGGGCTTTCTTCTTTTTTGGCTACGATGTACATTATTGTAGTGAACCCCACTATTTTGAGCCAATCGGGGATGCCGTTCGGCGGTGTGCTGACGGCTACGGTATTGCTCTCCTTTTTTTGCAGTTTGATGATGGGACTGTATGCTCGTAATCCGCTTCTTGTGGCGCCGGGGATGGGGCTAAATGCCTTTTTTACCTTCGCCGTTGTGAAAGGAATGGGCGTGGCATGGCAAACTGCCTTGGGTGCGGTATTTTGGGCAGGAATCATTTTTTTTATTTTATCAATCTTCAATGTTCGGACCTACATAGTACAGGCCATTCCGAAGCCGTTGCGCTACGCGATTTCGTCGGGAATTGGGCTTTTTATCACTTTGATTGGCTTGACCAACGCCAAGTTTATCGTAAATAATCCCGCCACTTTGGTCGGCATCGGGAATTTGAAAGACCCGATTCTGCTGACGTTTTTGTTGGGGTTGGTCATTACGGCAATATTGGTGGTGAAAAAAGTACAAGGCGGCATTGTCATTGGCATTGTGCTGACCACGTTGTCGGCGATTCCAGTAGGCCGTTGGTGGGGCGATGCTTCGGCGGTTAATTTCGGACAGGCTACATTGGTCAATTGGAGTGGACTTTGGGCGGCTCCCGATTTTAGTCTTTTGTTTCAATTGGACTTGACTGGTTCGTTGACATTGGCGCTTTGGCCCGTCATTTTTGCCTTTGCGTTTACCGATTTATTTGACAGTCTTTCGACCTTCGTTGGCGTTGCCGAAGCGGCTAATCTTTACGACGAAAACGGAGACCCGCGCAATATTCGACAATCACTGCTAACCGACGCCGTAGCCACCACAATGGCTGGTTTGTTGGGCACCAGCCCCGGAACGGCCTACATAGAATCAGCAGTGGGAATCGAGCAAGGCGGTCGCACGGGGCTTACGGCGGTAGTGGCGGCGTTTTTGTTTTTGCCTTTTATGTTTTTATCCCCTTTGCTCTCGGTCATTCCGAGCATTGCCACTGCTCCTGCGTTGATTTTGGTGGGTGCGTTTATGATGAAACCCATCACCAAGATTGATTGGACGCGTATGGACGAAGCCATTCCGTGTTTGTTAGCGCTGGTGTTGATTCCCTTCAGCTATTCCATTACCCAAGGAATTATTTTTGGTTTTTTGAGTTGGACAATCCTCAAAACTGCTGCTGGAAAAGCGAAAGAAATTTCATTCACACTCTGGATGATTGATATTTTTGCCGTGATGTCGTTGGTGTGGGGGCACTGA
- a CDS encoding (2Fe-2S) ferredoxin domain-containing protein translates to MKYKKHVFICTNQKDGGKKCCGAEHGAALVDAFKTSLKEKNLHIDIRAQKSGCLDVCAFGPALVVYPEGVFYGKVELADVEEIIESHLINDVPVERLALKF, encoded by the coding sequence ATGAAATACAAAAAACACGTTTTTATTTGCACCAATCAAAAAGACGGTGGCAAAAAATGTTGCGGAGCCGAGCACGGCGCAGCATTGGTTGATGCATTCAAAACATCTCTCAAAGAGAAAAATTTACACATTGATATCCGCGCCCAAAAGTCAGGCTGTTTAGACGTATGTGCCTTTGGCCCCGCGTTGGTCGTATACCCAGAAGGTGTTTTCTACGGCAAAGTAGAGCTCGCTGACGTTGAAGAAATCATCGAAAGTCATTTGATAAACGATGTTCCCGTGGAACGTCTGGCGTTAAAATTCTAG
- a CDS encoding carboxy terminal-processing peptidase codes for MKSFLIALAPVLLLSLQPDDSRSRVVPSRPFAVADDDLKPTLTQEKVEAYVTKIFSGYHYRKFNVNDSLSTKMYDNYLSDIDRGKLYFLASDIQYFDKYRTQLDEALNNGDLTAAYDIYNTFRKRYRERSNYITKALANPKFDFSVDESFNTDREKASWAKNTEELDEIWRKLLKNEALELKLSGKADTSVVTLLRDRYKNRERNLGRFRSEQVFQMYMNAFCEVLDPHTRYFSPADSDRFKQDMYQALEGIGAVLREDGNYIKVVEVVPGGPAFKDKRLKKDDRIIGVAQGDEGKVEDIVGWYVDDAVKKIKGTKGTIVRLQVLASDALPNDPPKEIRLVREKVNLQTSRAKKEIVTINQNKHDYKIGIINIPSFYRDFEGAGKRDKDFASTTRDVQKIIDSLKAENVEGIVIDLRNNGGGSLTEAISLTGLFISKGPVVQVRESTGDTEVQTDPDPNVTYDGPIAVLINRFSASASEIFAAAIQDYKRGIVLGEQTYGKGTVQTMVDLNQWIKDSDKLGQINITVAKFYRINGSSTQRKGVSPDIEFPSAFSAEEYGESSQPTALPWDQIATARFDVTKSLNEKQVAKLREKYQQRLKSEAEMKTFVDELELFRKARENTVVSLQETKRKKEREEAEKKRAALKKLETDDDVDEEETPATAKATDKKKKDIYMNETSRILADYITLSKAPSVAKR; via the coding sequence ATGAAAAGCTTTTTAATCGCCTTAGCTCCGGTGTTGCTGCTGAGTCTGCAACCCGACGACTCGCGTTCGCGGGTAGTACCTTCTCGTCCCTTCGCTGTTGCGGATGATGACCTCAAACCTACCCTTACGCAAGAGAAAGTAGAGGCGTACGTGACTAAAATCTTTTCGGGGTATCATTACCGCAAATTTAACGTCAACGACTCGTTGTCGACAAAAATGTACGATAATTACCTCAGCGACATTGACCGCGGCAAACTGTATTTTCTTGCTTCGGACATTCAGTATTTTGATAAATACCGTACCCAACTCGATGAAGCCCTCAACAACGGCGATTTGACGGCGGCGTATGATATTTATAATACCTTCCGCAAACGCTACCGTGAGCGGAGCAATTACATCACCAAAGCGTTGGCTAATCCTAAATTTGATTTTTCGGTAGATGAGTCATTCAATACCGACCGTGAAAAAGCTTCTTGGGCTAAAAATACGGAAGAATTGGATGAAATCTGGCGCAAATTGCTTAAAAACGAAGCACTTGAGTTGAAACTCTCTGGCAAAGCCGACACTTCGGTGGTAACGCTTTTGAGAGATCGTTACAAAAACCGTGAACGTAACTTAGGCCGTTTCCGTAGCGAGCAGGTATTTCAGATGTACATGAATGCGTTCTGCGAAGTGCTTGATCCACACACTCGTTATTTCTCACCCGCTGACTCTGACCGTTTCAAGCAGGATATGTACCAAGCCCTCGAAGGAATCGGTGCGGTATTGCGTGAAGATGGCAACTACATCAAAGTTGTGGAAGTGGTGCCTGGCGGACCGGCTTTTAAGGACAAGCGTCTCAAAAAAGACGACCGGATTATTGGTGTAGCGCAGGGGGATGAAGGGAAAGTGGAAGATATTGTGGGTTGGTACGTAGACGATGCCGTGAAGAAAATCAAAGGAACGAAAGGAACAATCGTGCGCTTGCAAGTATTGGCTTCTGACGCACTGCCCAACGACCCTCCTAAAGAAATCCGCCTTGTACGTGAGAAAGTAAATTTGCAGACATCACGTGCCAAGAAAGAAATCGTGACCATCAATCAAAATAAGCACGACTACAAAATCGGTATTATCAATATTCCGTCGTTTTATCGGGACTTTGAAGGGGCTGGCAAACGTGATAAAGACTTCGCTAGTACCACCCGCGACGTGCAGAAAATCATTGATTCACTCAAGGCTGAAAATGTCGAAGGAATTGTAATCGACTTGCGCAACAACGGTGGTGGGTCATTAACAGAAGCGATTTCATTGACGGGTTTATTTATTTCAAAAGGTCCAGTGGTACAAGTACGTGAATCAACGGGTGATACGGAAGTGCAAACGGATCCTGACCCAAATGTGACATACGATGGCCCGATTGCAGTTTTAATCAACCGTTTTAGTGCTTCGGCTTCTGAAATTTTTGCGGCCGCTATACAGGATTACAAACGTGGAATTGTGTTGGGTGAGCAAACTTACGGCAAAGGCACGGTTCAAACCATGGTTGATCTGAACCAGTGGATTAAAGATTCTGATAAATTGGGTCAAATCAACATCACAGTTGCGAAGTTTTACCGCATCAATGGTAGCAGTACCCAACGCAAAGGGGTATCACCTGATATTGAATTCCCATCGGCATTCAGTGCAGAAGAATACGGTGAAAGCTCACAGCCTACGGCTTTGCCTTGGGATCAGATTGCAACGGCGCGTTTTGACGTGACCAAATCGTTGAACGAAAAACAAGTAGCAAAACTTCGCGAGAAGTATCAGCAACGCCTTAAGTCGGAAGCAGAGATGAAAACGTTCGTAGACGAGTTGGAGCTTTTCCGCAAAGCGCGTGAAAATACTGTAGTTTCATTGCAAGAAACCAAGCGTAAGAAAGAGCGTGAAGAAGCCGAGAAAAAGCGTGCTGCCCTGAAAAAGCTAGAAACGGATGACGACGTTGATGAAGAGGAAACTCCTGCAACCGCCAAAGCAACCGACAAGAAGAAAAAGGACATTTACATGAATGAAACCAGTCGCATTTTGGCAGATTACATTACGCTTTCTAAAGCTCCTTCGGTAGCTAAGCGATAA
- a CDS encoding FKBP-type peptidyl-prolyl cis-trans isomerase, which produces MKYLACTVSVLLISTVVTFSQTKKVPAKPAAKPATAAKPAPNKATPAKPAVASKMTTEIDSVAYSIGMNIAQNLKGQGLDKINVNLLAKGIQDVLKGGKSDLDDNQAQMILGNYFNKLQTQRQSEDAKKFEGNKLDGEKFLEQNKKKAGIVTLPSGLQYEVMKAGEGPKPTINNTVKTHYHGTLVDGTVFDSSVDRGQPAEFPVGGVIQGWVEALQLMPVGSKWKLYVPYNLAYGERAAGPQIKPYSALVFEVELLEIVK; this is translated from the coding sequence ATGAAGTATCTAGCTTGCACTGTATCTGTATTGTTGATTTCAACGGTTGTTACATTTTCACAAACTAAAAAAGTACCCGCCAAACCCGCCGCTAAACCCGCGACTGCCGCCAAACCTGCCCCTAACAAAGCAACGCCTGCCAAACCAGCTGTTGCCTCCAAAATGACCACTGAAATAGACTCGGTAGCGTATAGCATCGGGATGAACATAGCCCAAAACCTAAAAGGACAAGGCCTCGACAAAATCAATGTTAACTTACTGGCCAAAGGAATTCAGGATGTATTGAAAGGTGGCAAATCAGATTTGGACGACAACCAGGCGCAAATGATTTTAGGAAATTATTTTAATAAGCTCCAAACCCAGCGCCAATCAGAAGATGCCAAGAAGTTTGAAGGAAACAAATTGGATGGAGAAAAATTCCTCGAACAGAATAAGAAGAAGGCTGGTATCGTTACTTTACCCAGCGGCTTGCAGTACGAGGTCATGAAAGCGGGTGAAGGTCCGAAACCTACCATCAACAACACGGTAAAGACCCATTACCACGGAACATTGGTTGATGGAACGGTTTTTGACAGTTCAGTTGACAGAGGCCAGCCGGCGGAGTTTCCGGTAGGCGGAGTGATTCAGGGTTGGGTAGAAGCGTTGCAGCTGATGCCCGTAGGTTCTAAATGGAAACTATACGTGCCCTACAATCTGGCTTACGGAGAGCGCGCCGCGGGCCCACAAATTAAGCCATATTCCGCATTAGTATTTGAAGTAGAGTTATTGGAAATCGTAAAATGA
- a CDS encoding alpha/beta hydrolase, translated as MKHIDSLPEMTVLHDTKFHSTHLHRQVSFDILLPEGYTHSNRAYKVLYMNDGQDLERLQMQQVIQKMAPSIEPFILIAIHCGERIQEYGTASQPDYKQRGAKAGSYTSFVLEELMPYIQQHYRVLTGPQNTVICGFSLSGLSAFDITWHHPYRFGKAGVFSGSFWWRQRAYENHYDDHNDRIMHRLVRETSLTASIHHPQFWLQTGSEDERDDRNNNGVIDSIEDTLDLIAELERKGYRWGKDVRYAEVKGGHHDQATWSAAMPDFLKWAFGKPQ; from the coding sequence TTGAAACACATTGACTCCCTCCCCGAAATGACCGTTTTGCATGACACCAAGTTCCACTCAACCCATCTGCATCGGCAAGTATCCTTTGACATTCTCCTTCCCGAAGGCTACACCCATTCAAATCGTGCGTATAAAGTACTCTACATGAACGATGGGCAGGACTTGGAGCGCTTACAAATGCAACAAGTCATCCAAAAAATGGCGCCTTCCATTGAGCCATTTATTCTCATAGCCATTCACTGTGGCGAACGAATTCAGGAATACGGCACTGCTTCTCAACCTGATTATAAACAACGCGGCGCAAAGGCTGGTTCTTATACCTCGTTTGTGTTGGAAGAACTAATGCCTTACATCCAACAACACTATCGCGTCCTCACTGGTCCCCAAAACACGGTCATTTGCGGTTTTTCACTGAGTGGGCTTTCGGCGTTTGATATTACTTGGCATCATCCCTACCGCTTCGGTAAAGCAGGCGTATTTTCGGGTTCGTTTTGGTGGCGACAACGCGCCTACGAAAACCATTACGACGACCACAACGACCGAATCATGCACCGTTTGGTCCGCGAAACCTCCTTAACTGCCTCCATACATCATCCTCAGTTTTGGCTACAAACGGGCTCAGAAGACGAACGAGACGACCGCAACAACAACGGCGTCATTGATTCCATTGAAGACACCCTTGATTTAATTGCCGAACTCGAACGCAAAGGTTACCGTTGGGGCAAAGACGTCCGCTACGCAGAAGTCAAAGGTGGACATCACGATCAGGCAACTTGGTCGGCGGCCATGCCCGATTTTCTAAAATGGGCTTTCGGTAAACCTCAGTAA
- a CDS encoding YHS domain-containing (seleno)protein: protein MKTIFLATLLLLTEIIFAQSPALRQKQYNLEKGIALSGYDPVSYFKKNPTKGSKSYVVVHEGVTYQFYSAANAETFKKNPAAYEPQYGGWCAYAMGAANGEKVEINPETYKIINGKLYLFYNKVFNNTLSDWNKDEGNLKVKADKNWQRVAAQ, encoded by the coding sequence ATGAAAACAATCTTTTTGGCCACGCTTCTGCTCCTGACAGAAATTATTTTTGCGCAGTCCCCTGCGCTCCGTCAAAAACAATATAATTTAGAAAAAGGTATCGCGCTCTCTGGCTACGACCCCGTCAGTTATTTCAAAAAAAATCCCACCAAAGGCTCCAAGTCGTACGTAGTAGTACACGAGGGAGTTACGTATCAATTCTACTCAGCGGCCAATGCCGAAACGTTTAAAAAAAATCCCGCCGCTTACGAGCCTCAATATGGCGGTTGGTGTGCATACGCGATGGGTGCGGCCAACGGTGAAAAAGTCGAGATAAATCCTGAAACCTACAAAATCATCAACGGCAAGTTGTATCTTTTTTACAACAAAGTGTTCAACAATACTTTATCGGATTGGAACAAAGATGAGGGCAATCTGAAAGTAAAGGCCGACAAAAACTGGCAGCGTGTTGCTGCTCAATAG
- a CDS encoding DoxX family protein: MKTKTILSWLVQIVAAVILLQTLFFKFTGAEESVYIFSKLGVEPYGRIGSGVIELIAGILLLTPRYCWIGAILGLGTMAGAILSHLTVLGIDVLGDGGQLFALALITFKCCALVVILHWSKVISTIRGLLPAH, translated from the coding sequence ATGAAAACCAAAACCATCCTCTCTTGGCTCGTTCAAATCGTAGCCGCTGTCATTCTGTTACAAACACTTTTTTTTAAATTTACGGGGGCCGAAGAAAGTGTCTACATTTTCTCTAAACTTGGCGTAGAGCCTTACGGACGGATTGGCTCAGGCGTTATTGAATTAATCGCGGGTATACTTTTGCTCACACCTCGTTATTGCTGGATTGGCGCTATCTTGGGTCTGGGCACCATGGCAGGCGCTATTTTATCGCACCTTACTGTACTGGGAATTGATGTTTTAGGCGATGGAGGGCAGTTGTTTGCGTTGGCACTGATAACCTTCAAATGCTGTGCACTCGTCGTGATATTACATTGGTCAAAAGTCATTTCAACCATTCGTGGCTTACTTCCTGCCCATTGA
- a CDS encoding Crp/Fnr family transcriptional regulator, with amino-acid sequence MTPQFPLETRYWYLRDHQLFRHLNSAELRQICLITNFKSAKKSEIIYFAHDETNRVYLLKKGVIKIVELDAEGNETVKEVIQKGDLFGQITLDDTDLNEFAVALSDSVTVCSFKIEDFEKVIQQNPTLAVKFTKLIGLRFRRLENRYSNLMFKDVRTRLLLFLEEWAEKEGTPTPEGITLKNYLTHQDLASLICSTRQTVTQLFSELKHNGLIDYNRSSIVIPDVKQLRKLTA; translated from the coding sequence ATGACTCCGCAATTTCCCCTAGAAACCCGCTACTGGTACCTGCGCGACCATCAGCTATTCAGGCACCTCAACTCAGCAGAACTCAGGCAAATCTGTCTGATTACTAATTTCAAATCAGCCAAGAAAAGCGAGATTATCTATTTTGCGCACGACGAAACCAACCGAGTTTATCTTCTCAAAAAAGGTGTCATTAAGATTGTAGAGCTCGATGCCGAAGGCAACGAAACGGTCAAAGAAGTAATTCAGAAAGGAGACCTTTTTGGCCAGATAACCCTGGATGATACCGACCTGAATGAGTTTGCCGTGGCCTTATCAGACTCCGTGACAGTATGCAGTTTCAAGATTGAAGATTTTGAAAAAGTCATCCAACAAAACCCTACCCTTGCTGTCAAATTTACCAAACTAATTGGACTGCGTTTTCGTCGGTTGGAGAATCGATACTCCAACCTGATGTTTAAAGATGTCCGTACCCGACTCCTGCTTTTTTTGGAAGAATGGGCCGAAAAAGAGGGCACTCCTACCCCCGAGGGAATTACCCTCAAAAACTACCTGACCCACCAAGACCTAGCCAGTCTGATTTGCAGTACGCGCCAAACCGTAACGCAGCTTTTCAGTGAATTGAAGCACAACGGACTCATTGACTATAACCGCAGCAGTATTGTGATTCCTGATGTGAAGCAACTCCGAAAATTAACCGCATAA
- a CDS encoding DM13 domain-containing protein, whose protein sequence is MKKALLMICLMLGGIACQKNEELQPVAPVSNTGNVGTGTNKPITSFDSTGQKLVAQGMFMSNVHQTSGGVKLYQKGDKYSLVFNDFKTDSGPDLRIYLSEDRVASRFVEISKGVNLGNFFIELPSAPDLKTQKYILIWCKPFSVLFGNAELKQ, encoded by the coding sequence ATGAAAAAGGCCCTGTTAATGATTTGTTTAATGCTGGGAGGAATCGCCTGTCAAAAAAATGAAGAGCTTCAACCCGTGGCCCCTGTTTCAAATACAGGCAATGTAGGTACTGGAACCAACAAGCCCATTACGTCATTTGATTCTACGGGACAAAAATTAGTGGCGCAGGGGATGTTTATGTCCAACGTCCATCAGACTTCCGGTGGGGTAAAATTGTACCAAAAAGGGGATAAATATTCCCTTGTTTTCAACGACTTCAAAACCGACAGTGGGCCAGATTTACGGATTTATCTCTCCGAAGATCGCGTTGCTTCTCGGTTTGTAGAAATCAGCAAAGGGGTAAATCTCGGCAATTTTTTTATTGAATTGCCTTCGGCTCCTGATCTCAAAACCCAAAAGTATATCCTGATTTGGTGCAAACCATTCTCCGTTCTGTTTGGCAATGCCGAACTTAAACAATAA
- a CDS encoding YceI family protein, producing MKKILILVLCVGMSGTAVSQVWQPVSSAIGFSVKMLGVTVNGSFKGLAATLKFNPEAPTTGSIAASVDAATIETENTLRNRHLREKEDFFEVAKYPKISLKSTKIEKGANGYIGYFDMTIKAITKNVKVPFTFSEANNKATFSGTFKINRKDWAIGGNTFGMSDDVTIRLTVNAVSK from the coding sequence ATGAAAAAAATCCTAATTTTAGTACTTTGCGTAGGTATGTCGGGAACTGCTGTGAGTCAAGTCTGGCAACCCGTTTCATCAGCCATCGGTTTTTCAGTCAAAATGTTGGGGGTAACTGTCAATGGGTCATTTAAAGGATTGGCCGCCACCTTGAAATTCAACCCCGAAGCCCCCACCACTGGCAGCATTGCTGCCAGCGTTGATGCGGCAACGATTGAAACCGAAAATACGCTTCGAAATCGCCATTTACGCGAAAAAGAAGACTTTTTTGAGGTTGCTAAGTACCCAAAAATCAGCCTAAAATCCACCAAAATCGAAAAAGGAGCCAACGGCTACATCGGATACTTTGACATGACCATCAAAGCCATCACTAAAAATGTCAAAGTACCGTTTACATTTTCAGAAGCCAACAATAAAGCTACTTTCAGCGGAACCTTTAAAATCAACCGTAAGGATTGGGCCATCGGAGGCAACACCTTCGGCATGTCTGATGATGTCACTATCCGTCTAACTGTTAACGCCGTTTCAAAATGA